The following proteins come from a genomic window of Gottfriedia acidiceleris:
- a CDS encoding amino acid permease, with amino-acid sequence MNAFFRKKSIEQLQQDGAKNTGLNRVLGLWQLTAIGLGGIIGVGIFVLTGVAAAEHAGPAVLISFIIAGLASAAAALCYAEFAGLIPVAGSAYTYSYAVLGEGTAWLIGWDLLLEYALVVAVVAIGWSGYMQEFLLQMGVHIPVWAQGAPGTGAGHKVDLIAVLVSLGIAGLLTLGTEMGSKFNSLMVIIKLGIILLVIGVGSFHINTANWHPFMPFGFHGVMSGAALVFFAVFGYDTLTTAAEEAKRPQRDLPLAVIISLAVALCLYVAMSLIITGMAPYETLNNAAPVAKAFSNIGMKWITLIISAAAITGILSVLFSFMLAGSRIWFSMSRDGLLPKWFTKLHPKYKTPYRPTLLIGLITAVVAGVTPINEVAELVNIGTLTAFILICSSIIVLRIKRPDLKRGFKTPLVPIIPLIGIGFSAYLIASLPGITFIRFIVWMAIGLVVYGLYGKKRSTLGTANDNNNNKTKIS; translated from the coding sequence ATGAATGCTTTTTTCAGGAAAAAGTCGATTGAACAGCTCCAACAGGATGGGGCTAAAAATACCGGACTTAACCGCGTTCTAGGTTTATGGCAACTGACTGCCATTGGTTTAGGCGGAATCATAGGTGTAGGTATTTTCGTATTAACCGGTGTAGCTGCGGCTGAACACGCCGGTCCGGCAGTTCTTATATCGTTTATTATTGCTGGTTTAGCTAGCGCAGCAGCAGCATTGTGTTATGCAGAATTTGCTGGATTAATACCTGTAGCTGGAAGTGCTTATACTTACAGCTATGCTGTTTTAGGAGAAGGTACAGCTTGGTTAATCGGGTGGGATTTGTTACTCGAGTACGCCTTAGTTGTTGCAGTAGTAGCTATTGGATGGTCTGGCTACATGCAAGAGTTTTTATTACAAATGGGAGTTCATATTCCTGTATGGGCACAAGGCGCGCCTGGTACTGGAGCAGGTCACAAAGTTGACTTAATTGCCGTTTTAGTTAGTCTTGGAATTGCGGGCTTACTTACATTAGGCACTGAAATGGGTTCTAAATTTAATTCATTAATGGTTATAATCAAATTAGGTATTATTCTTTTAGTTATTGGCGTTGGAAGCTTTCATATTAATACAGCTAACTGGCACCCATTCATGCCTTTTGGTTTTCATGGCGTAATGAGTGGAGCAGCTCTAGTTTTCTTTGCTGTATTCGGATATGACACATTAACTACAGCAGCCGAAGAAGCAAAAAGACCGCAACGTGATTTACCACTTGCAGTTATCATATCATTAGCTGTCGCTTTATGTTTGTATGTTGCAATGTCACTTATTATTACAGGGATGGCTCCATATGAAACACTTAATAATGCAGCACCTGTAGCAAAAGCTTTTAGTAATATTGGTATGAAGTGGATTACGTTAATCATTTCTGCCGCTGCAATTACAGGAATTCTATCAGTATTATTCTCATTTATGCTTGCCGGATCACGTATTTGGTTCTCAATGAGTAGAGATGGACTATTACCAAAATGGTTTACAAAATTACATCCTAAATATAAAACACCTTATCGTCCTACTTTATTAATTGGTTTAATTACGGCAGTTGTAGCAGGTGTTACGCCAATTAATGAAGTGGCAGAATTAGTTAATATCGGAACGTTGACAGCATTTATTTTAATTTGTTCTTCTATTATTGTATTACGTATAAAACGTCCTGATTTAAAAAGAGGTTTCAAAACACCATTAGTACCAATTATTCCATTAATTGGGATTGGATTTTCTGCTTATCTAATCGCTAGTCTTCCAGGTATTACATTTATTCGTTTTATTGTCTGGATGGCTATAGGACTTGTTGTGTATGGATTATATGGTAAGAAAAGAAGTACACTGGGTACTGCGAATGACAACAACAATAATAAAACTAAAATAAGCTAA
- a CDS encoding S8 family serine peptidase codes for MNNKKNRKITTYALASALALSNLAFVSPTSAESYRPGDLASKLEQIKQSQESKELQNKNKVSEQKANLKASDKVRVIVEVDGQSPIEYATKQGKLFKDLSESQKSSLYATVESQQNSVKSKLQSKGININYKKQFSTAFNGFSGVVEFGDVAKIEATSGVKNVYLANEYNRPTAEPSTPDMTKSHQFIQSKETWKDTGYDGKGMVISIIDTGIDPTHRDFKLTDPSKEDLTKDSVAQLVKDKGLPGKFYTDKVPYGYNYYDQNSIVTDLGPGASMHGMHVAGITAANGDEANGGIKGVAPEAQVLAMKVFSNDPSYPSTWSDIYLAAIDDSIKLGADVLNMSLGSVASSYEPNSAEDLAITRAVDNGIVCAVSSGNSNHIGYGWGDPLSQNPDIGVTGAPGLNKDTISVAASGNEAYLFEHAITVDGNNDLSVVGKGIDAWKSLSDKFSGNIPVVNLGKKADGSYKLGSPDDYNGVDVKGKIVLVARGSLTFADKTKYAAQAGAVGIIVWNATNGTQYADQGGWDVPIMLVNSKADGEALFNSINGSGTIHVNQTAKNESPEMGRMTGFTSWGVTPSLELKPEITAPGGNIYSTVNNNQYEVMSGTSMAAPHVAGGSALVQEYLKNDKRFSSLSLSQRTHLAKVLLMNTAKVINDLDGHPFSPRRQGAGMMQIENAVTTPVYFYSKATGEAKYELKDFQSKQVSMTFTAKNISEKDAEYKVDTNALTDEFYQTANVDRNALQTGALDGAKIDAPETIKVPAGKSVDFTVKVDLTNAKIPGFDKAGKKILADLHDNIFVEGSVNLIGTNGNPNLTAPYVGFYGKWDSLPIVDGFKDLGETRYFDLQPYFKKYYNIDDAHDMTTDGDSTFWDAAPGKDGGQNYYAFSPNGDNSGDDINALPSFLRNASEVQYNILDKGGKSLRRLSAQSDVTKNAYDNGKGTPFKDSESTIWDGKVNGEVMPDGLYYYEIKSVIGYDNAKWQSKKIPVYIDTKAPSIKATYDPDKKIVSWEGSDDATGVKVYGIFVNGKLDGTTDNTKSSYDLSKAPAKALVEVVAMDYAGNGVEDIATIGDVELPLVYITDGSKDDSGEYIPNSPEPWGAYSDNTIPVKGFVTDDIGIKTVKVNGKEVPVDFDAKTGHYNYSTTVTFDQDGPFTVQVEATDFANKNFSVARHIYVDTHAAEINVLNAPTRVDKKVDQVTFKVNLKDNYSYLNFFVGENHEFEVPLKSPVDVVKPLNKDYEVTVPLKEGQNKITLRATDLAGNETVKEVVIHRADVPIKTGWVVESGKKYYYNSKGVKVTGWATISGKKYYFDNNGVMKTSWLTYNGKKYYFDKYGVMKTSWLVLGNKHYYFDKYGVMKTSWLVLGNKHYYFDKYGVMKTSWLVLGNKHYYFDKYGVMKTGWLVLGSKHYYFDPNGVMFSNGWKKINGKYYYFNKSGIMAVNTTIGKYKVGKDGARK; via the coding sequence ATGAATAACAAGAAGAACCGTAAAATTACTACATATGCTTTGGCATCTGCTCTTGCTCTTTCTAATTTAGCATTTGTTTCACCAACTTCAGCTGAATCTTACCGACCAGGTGACTTAGCTTCAAAGTTGGAACAAATTAAACAATCACAAGAATCAAAAGAACTACAAAATAAAAACAAAGTATCTGAACAAAAAGCAAATTTAAAAGCTTCAGATAAAGTACGTGTCATCGTTGAAGTGGACGGACAGTCACCAATTGAATACGCAACAAAACAAGGTAAATTATTTAAGGACCTATCTGAAAGCCAAAAATCTAGTCTTTATGCTACTGTAGAAAGCCAACAAAACTCAGTTAAATCTAAGTTACAATCAAAAGGAATCAACATTAATTATAAGAAACAATTTTCAACTGCATTTAACGGTTTCAGTGGTGTAGTTGAGTTTGGTGATGTAGCAAAAATTGAAGCTACTTCAGGTGTAAAAAATGTTTATTTAGCAAATGAATATAACCGTCCTACAGCTGAGCCATCTACTCCAGATATGACGAAGAGCCATCAATTTATTCAATCTAAAGAAACTTGGAAAGACACTGGATACGACGGTAAAGGGATGGTTATCTCTATTATTGATACAGGGATTGACCCAACACACCGTGACTTTAAATTAACTGATCCCTCAAAAGAAGACTTAACAAAAGATTCAGTAGCTCAACTTGTAAAAGATAAAGGATTACCTGGTAAATTCTACACTGATAAGGTTCCTTATGGTTATAACTATTATGACCAAAATAGTATTGTAACGGATCTTGGACCTGGTGCTTCAATGCACGGTATGCACGTAGCAGGTATTACGGCTGCTAACGGTGACGAAGCAAACGGTGGTATTAAAGGGGTTGCACCAGAAGCGCAAGTTCTTGCGATGAAGGTATTCAGTAATGACCCAAGTTATCCATCTACATGGTCTGATATTTATCTTGCAGCGATCGACGATTCTATTAAACTAGGAGCAGATGTATTAAACATGAGCCTTGGTTCTGTAGCATCTTCTTATGAGCCAAATAGCGCAGAAGATCTTGCAATTACTCGTGCAGTTGACAATGGTATTGTGTGTGCTGTTTCTTCTGGTAACTCGAATCATATTGGTTATGGATGGGGAGATCCTCTATCACAAAATCCTGATATCGGTGTAACTGGTGCTCCAGGTCTTAATAAAGACACAATCTCAGTAGCTGCTTCTGGTAATGAAGCTTATCTTTTTGAACATGCGATCACTGTTGATGGTAATAATGATCTTAGCGTTGTTGGTAAGGGAATCGATGCTTGGAAAAGTTTATCTGATAAATTCAGTGGAAATATTCCAGTTGTGAACCTTGGTAAAAAGGCTGATGGAAGCTACAAATTAGGTTCACCTGATGATTATAACGGTGTAGATGTAAAAGGAAAAATTGTATTAGTAGCACGTGGTTCTTTAACTTTTGCAGATAAAACGAAATATGCTGCACAAGCTGGAGCAGTTGGTATTATCGTATGGAATGCAACAAACGGTACTCAATACGCTGACCAAGGCGGATGGGATGTGCCTATTATGCTTGTTAACTCAAAAGCAGATGGTGAAGCATTATTTAATTCGATTAATGGTTCAGGAACAATTCATGTTAACCAAACAGCTAAAAATGAAAGTCCTGAAATGGGTCGTATGACAGGCTTCACTTCATGGGGAGTTACACCTAGCCTTGAGTTAAAGCCAGAAATTACAGCTCCCGGTGGAAATATTTATTCAACTGTTAATAACAACCAATATGAAGTAATGAGTGGTACTTCAATGGCAGCTCCACACGTAGCTGGTGGTTCTGCATTAGTACAAGAGTACTTGAAAAATGATAAACGTTTCAGTTCTTTAAGCTTAAGTCAACGTACTCACTTAGCAAAAGTATTATTAATGAATACTGCAAAAGTTATTAATGACTTAGATGGTCATCCGTTCTCACCACGTCGTCAAGGTGCAGGTATGATGCAAATTGAAAACGCTGTTACAACACCAGTTTATTTCTATAGTAAGGCAACAGGTGAAGCAAAATACGAATTAAAAGATTTCCAATCTAAGCAAGTATCAATGACTTTCACAGCCAAAAATATTTCTGAAAAAGATGCTGAATATAAAGTTGACACAAATGCGCTAACAGATGAATTCTATCAAACTGCTAATGTTGATCGTAATGCGCTACAAACAGGTGCATTAGATGGTGCAAAAATAGATGCTCCTGAAACGATTAAAGTTCCTGCAGGTAAATCTGTTGATTTCACTGTGAAAGTTGATTTAACTAATGCAAAAATTCCAGGATTCGATAAAGCTGGGAAAAAAATCCTAGCAGATCTTCATGACAACATATTCGTAGAAGGTTCTGTAAATCTTATCGGTACAAATGGCAATCCAAATTTAACAGCTCCATACGTAGGCTTCTACGGTAAGTGGGACAGTCTGCCAATCGTTGATGGATTCAAAGATCTTGGTGAGACTCGTTATTTTGATTTACAACCGTATTTTAAAAAGTATTATAATATTGACGATGCACATGACATGACAACTGATGGCGATAGTACATTCTGGGATGCTGCTCCTGGAAAGGATGGAGGGCAGAACTATTACGCGTTTTCACCAAATGGCGATAACAGTGGTGATGATATCAATGCACTTCCATCATTCTTAAGAAATGCATCAGAAGTACAATATAACATCCTTGACAAAGGCGGAAAATCTCTTCGCCGTTTAAGTGCTCAATCTGATGTTACAAAAAACGCATATGACAATGGTAAAGGCACACCGTTTAAGGATAGTGAGTCAACTATTTGGGATGGTAAAGTAAATGGTGAAGTTATGCCAGACGGTTTATACTATTACGAGATTAAATCTGTAATTGGCTATGATAATGCAAAGTGGCAGTCTAAAAAGATTCCAGTTTATATTGATACTAAAGCTCCAAGTATTAAAGCAACTTATGATCCAGATAAGAAAATTGTATCTTGGGAAGGATCGGATGATGCAACAGGAGTCAAAGTATATGGTATTTTCGTAAATGGTAAACTAGATGGAACAACTGATAATACAAAATCTTCTTATGATCTATCTAAAGCTCCTGCTAAAGCTTTAGTAGAAGTAGTTGCTATGGACTATGCAGGTAACGGGGTAGAAGATATTGCAACAATTGGTGATGTAGAACTTCCATTAGTCTATATAACTGACGGATCCAAAGATGATAGTGGTGAATATATTCCAAACTCACCAGAACCATGGGGGGCTTACAGTGATAACACAATTCCTGTTAAAGGTTTCGTAACAGATGATATTGGTATTAAAACAGTTAAGGTTAATGGAAAAGAAGTTCCAGTAGATTTTGATGCTAAGACTGGACACTACAACTATTCAACAACTGTAACATTTGACCAAGATGGACCGTTCACAGTTCAAGTAGAAGCAACAGACTTTGCTAACAAAAACTTCTCAGTTGCGCGTCATATTTATGTTGATACTCACGCAGCGGAAATCAATGTATTAAACGCTCCTACTCGAGTGGATAAAAAGGTAGATCAAGTTACATTTAAAGTAAACTTAAAAGATAACTACAGCTACTTAAACTTCTTCGTTGGTGAAAACCACGAATTTGAAGTACCATTAAAAAGCCCAGTAGATGTTGTAAAACCACTAAACAAAGATTATGAAGTAACTGTACCGTTAAAAGAAGGACAAAATAAAATTACGTTAAGAGCGACTGACCTTGCTGGTAATGAAACAGTGAAGGAAGTAGTTATTCATCGCGCAGATGTACCGATTAAAACTGGTTGGGTAGTAGAAAGTGGCAAAAAATACTACTACAATAGCAAAGGTGTTAAAGTAACTGGATGGGCAACAATCAGTGGTAAAAAATATTATTTCGATAATAACGGAGTAATGAAAACTAGTTGGTTAACTTACAATGGCAAGAAATATTACTTCGATAAGTATGGAGTAATGAAAACTAGCTGGTTAGTATTAGGAAATAAACACTATTACTTTGATAAGTACGGAGTAATGAAAACTAGCTGGTTAGTATTAGGAAATAAACACTATTACTTTGATAAGTACGGAGTAATGAAAACTAGTTGGTTAGTATTAGGAAATAAACACTATTACTTTGATAAATACGGAGTAATGAAAACTGGTTGGTTAGTATTAGGCTCTAAACACTACTACTTCGATCCAAATGGTGTAATGTTTAGTAATGGCTGGAAAAAAATAAATGGTAAATATTATTACTTCAACAAATCTGGCATAATGGCTGTGAATACTACAATCGGTAAATATAAAGTAGGTAAAGACGGAGCAAGAAAGTAA
- a CDS encoding TetR/AcrR family transcriptional regulator, producing MTEKKKEPRSRNAILNATIEMLEFTNYSSLTIEAIASEAGVGKTTIYRWWENKAYLVLDAFLMTADSEFKFNSNDPIKDTFNQHMEALARILNSKIGKSTLTIVTENEEVAKKFYTSYLSLRRSEAKHLLQAAMDKGEIQSTINSDVVLDMLYGPIYFQILIFKKVPDEDYINELLTHVMKGISIPNQS from the coding sequence ATGACAGAAAAGAAAAAAGAACCTCGAAGTAGGAATGCGATTCTTAATGCAACCATTGAGATGTTAGAATTCACCAATTATTCTTCTTTAACAATTGAAGCAATTGCTTCAGAAGCTGGAGTCGGAAAAACAACTATCTATCGATGGTGGGAAAATAAAGCTTACCTTGTGTTAGATGCTTTTTTAATGACAGCAGATTCAGAATTTAAATTTAACAGCAATGATCCTATAAAGGATACTTTTAATCAACATATGGAAGCTTTAGCACGTATTCTTAACAGCAAGATTGGAAAGTCAACATTAACCATAGTTACAGAGAATGAAGAAGTTGCTAAGAAATTTTACACTTCATATCTTAGCCTTAGAAGAAGTGAAGCAAAACATTTACTTCAAGCTGCAATGGATAAAGGTGAAATCCAATCCACAATCAATTCGGATGTAGTTTTAGATATGTTATATGGTCCTATTTATTTCCAAATACTCATATTTAAAAAAGTTCCAGATGAAGACTATATCAACGAATTATTAACCCATGTTATGAAGGGAATTAGTATCCCGAATCAATCTTAA
- a CDS encoding MFS transporter, translating into MIQPEITTSYNKNYFLITTILFWCGLVILTSMYITIPLTTVFIQSFQVSSSQAAWIGSSFSLCYALGCLLYGPFSDRYGRKVFLVTSISVLTVVTIAIGFVDSFYGFIILRGVQGIVAAAFAPISLVYVGEMFPLQKRLTAIGCISSGLLMAGIVGQVFSGLVNEYLGWHAIFFILGILYFVTSLVVIGILPKDEILRPRENILIKFKQMATLLKQTQLLLAFSITFMLLLSLVGMYTILGSYLSSTKFSLTNQEILNIRAVGILGMFLSLFSGKIAQKMGIEIVLRGGLALAAVGLLALGLNSYLPLIILMSVVFVAGIAVVTPIIISIISQLAGNARGSAISFNAFILFLGASTGPILAIYLLKIDQYVFSFGILGTILLVGFLLSFFIKFPSTETSKSKLERNS; encoded by the coding sequence GTGATTCAACCGGAAATTACAACATCATACAATAAGAATTATTTTTTAATAACCACGATATTATTTTGGTGTGGTTTAGTTATTTTAACGAGTATGTATATTACGATTCCTTTAACAACTGTATTTATCCAATCCTTTCAGGTTAGCTCTTCACAAGCAGCTTGGATTGGAAGTTCATTTTCTCTATGTTATGCACTGGGGTGTCTCCTTTATGGACCATTCTCCGACAGATATGGACGTAAAGTCTTTTTAGTAACGAGCATCAGTGTGTTAACAGTTGTTACAATTGCCATTGGATTTGTAGACAGTTTTTACGGATTTATTATCCTAAGAGGGGTTCAAGGGATTGTAGCTGCTGCGTTTGCTCCAATTTCATTAGTATATGTAGGGGAAATGTTTCCGCTCCAAAAAAGGCTAACAGCTATTGGATGTATCAGTTCAGGGCTTCTTATGGCAGGCATAGTGGGACAAGTGTTTAGCGGACTTGTAAATGAGTATTTAGGATGGCACGCTATTTTCTTTATTTTAGGAATTTTGTATTTTGTCACTTCCCTAGTCGTTATAGGAATTCTTCCAAAAGATGAAATACTAAGACCAAGAGAAAATATACTTATTAAGTTTAAACAAATGGCAACTCTACTAAAACAAACACAGTTACTATTAGCTTTTTCTATTACGTTTATGCTCCTATTATCTTTAGTTGGAATGTATACCATACTGGGAAGTTATTTAAGTTCGACTAAGTTCTCACTTACTAACCAGGAGATCCTAAATATTCGAGCAGTTGGGATCCTTGGGATGTTTCTATCACTGTTTTCCGGAAAAATTGCACAAAAAATGGGAATAGAAATTGTTCTCAGAGGGGGATTAGCTTTAGCTGCTGTTGGACTGCTTGCTTTGGGTCTTAACTCTTACTTGCCATTAATTATCCTAATGAGTGTAGTATTTGTAGCCGGTATTGCAGTTGTAACTCCCATAATCATCTCAATTATCAGTCAACTAGCTGGGAATGCAAGGGGAAGTGCTATTTCGTTTAACGCGTTTATTCTCTTCCTTGGTGCCAGTACGGGTCCGATATTAGCTATTTACTTACTAAAAATAGATCAATATGTATTTTCTTTCGGAATCTTAGGTACCATTCTCTTAGTAGGTTTTTTATTATCCTTTTTTATCAAATTTCCTTCTACGGAAACTTCTAAGAGTAAACTAGAACGAAATTCCTAA
- a CDS encoding GNAT family N-acetyltransferase, translating to MNPILLDVPLQIETDRLILRAPLQAGDGNVVYQAINASISELKQWLHLFQSIPTIEETEILLRNAHIDFLKRESFRYLIYHKDTNEFIGTASLHRIDWKISKCEIGYWINTQFSGNGYMTEAVSELTNLGFQLLKFRRIEIRCDSNNTKSRSIPEKLGFELEGILRNEDLSADGKKLTDTCIYAKVN from the coding sequence ATGAATCCTATTTTATTAGATGTTCCGTTACAAATAGAAACAGACAGACTAATTCTTAGAGCACCACTTCAAGCTGGTGACGGGAATGTAGTATACCAAGCTATTAATGCTTCAATTAGTGAGTTAAAGCAATGGTTGCATTTATTCCAGTCAATTCCTACTATTGAAGAAACGGAAATTCTCCTTAGAAATGCCCATATAGATTTTTTGAAAAGAGAAAGCTTTCGCTATCTTATCTATCATAAGGATACTAATGAATTTATTGGAACTGCTAGCCTTCACAGAATTGATTGGAAGATTTCTAAATGTGAAATTGGATACTGGATAAACACACAATTTAGTGGCAATGGATATATGACAGAAGCAGTAAGTGAGTTAACAAACCTTGGCTTTCAGCTACTCAAATTTAGAAGGATTGAAATACGCTGTGACTCTAATAACACTAAAAGTCGTTCGATCCCTGAAAAACTAGGTTTTGAGCTTGAAGGGATATTACGTAATGAAGATCTTTCAGCTGACGGTAAAAAGCTAACTGATACCTGCATCTATGCAAAGGTAAATTAG
- a CDS encoding efflux RND transporter periplasmic adaptor subunit encodes MQTAKRIDEEKEQVKVITPRQKKIILMGIIVLFIVSVVLSVAVVEIKKSKSKTLQFISPTVKNFTKTETVSGSVVQSQTETIYVNPTKGSINEIFVKEGDTVTKGQKLFSYEDTTIAAELGQAEVNKKLAETTVTQKNDQIVSLEKDIQNAISASTSTSNTSDVNKTDKNAANITNTSEIQSLQAELNTTKEELNAAHLKVEQYTLEVEKLKAQQESLIVNSNNDGVVLNLNKSIGQGYKATDKQQISIMQIASNEPFQIEGKLTEEEKAKVEPGQAIKVTSKVVADKNWKGSISEVSNYPMNDQSTNQDKNSKKEAKPYYTFRATLDSQENLYPGYETNLEVVVQSKDLLAIPVTSVKGSGKSKYVYVLKKGTIYKQNVKTGQKQGKYIAILKGVKEGDKVGKNPSWTVRPGTKIDLNK; translated from the coding sequence ATGCAAACGGCGAAAAGAATTGACGAAGAAAAAGAACAAGTAAAAGTAATTACGCCACGTCAGAAGAAAATTATTTTAATGGGGATCATTGTTCTTTTCATCGTTTCTGTGGTTCTTAGCGTAGCGGTGGTAGAAATTAAAAAAAGTAAATCTAAAACATTACAGTTTATCAGTCCAACGGTAAAAAATTTTACGAAAACTGAAACTGTGTCAGGTAGCGTCGTACAAAGTCAGACTGAAACAATTTACGTTAATCCAACTAAAGGTTCTATAAATGAGATTTTTGTTAAAGAAGGAGATACTGTCACTAAAGGGCAAAAACTTTTTTCTTATGAAGATACAACTATAGCAGCTGAACTAGGACAAGCAGAAGTAAATAAGAAGCTAGCAGAAACAACTGTTACCCAGAAAAACGACCAAATTGTATCATTAGAGAAAGACATTCAAAATGCTATTTCAGCGTCAACATCAACATCTAATACATCTGATGTAAATAAAACAGATAAAAATGCAGCAAATATAACAAATACATCTGAGATTCAATCGTTGCAAGCTGAACTTAATACTACAAAGGAAGAGCTTAATGCTGCACATCTAAAAGTAGAACAATATACACTTGAAGTTGAAAAGCTAAAAGCACAACAAGAATCATTAATTGTTAACAGTAATAATGATGGAGTAGTACTTAATTTGAACAAAAGTATCGGTCAAGGCTATAAAGCAACAGATAAACAGCAAATCTCAATTATGCAAATCGCTTCAAACGAACCTTTTCAAATTGAAGGAAAGCTAACAGAAGAAGAGAAAGCAAAAGTTGAGCCAGGTCAAGCAATTAAAGTCACTTCAAAGGTTGTTGCCGATAAGAACTGGAAAGGAAGCATTTCAGAGGTAAGTAACTATCCTATGAATGATCAATCCACAAATCAAGATAAAAATTCGAAAAAAGAAGCTAAACCATATTATACTTTTAGAGCAACGCTAGATTCACAAGAGAATCTATATCCTGGTTATGAAACAAATCTTGAAGTAGTAGTACAATCAAAGGATTTGTTAGCAATACCAGTGACGAGCGTTAAAGGATCAGGAAAATCAAAATATGTGTATGTACTTAAAAAAGGAACTATTTATAAACAAAATGTAAAAACAGGTCAAAAACAAGGGAAATATATTGCCATTCTTAAAGGAGTAAAAGAAGGGGATAAGGTAGGAAAAAATCCTTCTTGGACTGTCCGCCCTGGAACTAAAATTGATTTAAATAAGTAA